A single genomic interval of uncultured Sphaerochaeta sp. harbors:
- a CDS encoding hemolysin III family protein has protein sequence MVMANGFAGFLDHSNIYFLIAGTYTPLMMYIGTPVAYRITMLVWLVAAFGIVLTLIFWGKARVLHVLLYLAMGWLIVFFWKDIVPYLPADLIKWIIAAGLTYSIGVIFYASKRLPHYHAIWHLFCIGGSALFYVGYMLTLV, from the coding sequence ATGGTAATGGCAAACGGCTTTGCAGGGTTCTTGGATCATAGCAATATCTACTTCCTGATTGCAGGAACCTATACGCCATTGATGATGTACATTGGAACCCCTGTTGCCTACCGGATTACGATGTTGGTCTGGTTGGTTGCGGCATTCGGTATCGTCCTAACCCTCATTTTCTGGGGAAAGGCGAGGGTATTGCATGTTCTGCTCTATCTTGCCATGGGATGGCTGATTGTATTCTTCTGGAAGGATATTGTACCCTACCTTCCTGCTGACTTGATCAAATGGATCATTGCGGCGGGACTTACCTACAGTATCGGGGTGATCTTTTACGCAAGTAAACGCCTCCCCCACTACCATGCCATCTGGCATTTGTTCTGTATCGGGGGAAGCGCTCTGTTCTACGTCGGCTATATGCTTACTCTTGTGTAA
- a CDS encoding RsmB/NOP family class I SAM-dependent RNA methyltransferase produces MCAAPGGKTLVLASCLQGEGKLVSNDRSSSRRARLKQVVKDHLSEAERAIVQVTAHDATRWSLYEQNVYDRVLLDAPCSSERHVLHDPKALAMWSPSRPKRLAITQFAMLAAALEAVKVGGYILYCTCSINPMENERVVEKLFEKRVGRFTIMDSAQAGSEEKDYGSIILPDQGEGRGPLYFCLIRRDV; encoded by the coding sequence ATGTGTGCAGCCCCAGGAGGAAAAACGCTTGTTCTTGCTTCCTGTCTCCAGGGTGAGGGGAAACTGGTCTCCAATGACCGTTCTTCCTCCCGCAGAGCAAGACTGAAACAAGTGGTAAAGGACCATCTCAGCGAGGCAGAACGGGCTATTGTTCAGGTAACAGCCCATGATGCTACGCGCTGGTCACTCTATGAGCAGAATGTATATGACCGGGTATTGCTCGACGCCCCTTGTTCCAGTGAGCGCCATGTGTTGCATGACCCAAAAGCCCTTGCTATGTGGAGCCCATCGAGACCCAAACGGCTTGCCATCACCCAATTTGCCATGCTTGCTGCAGCCCTGGAGGCAGTAAAGGTGGGAGGATATATTTTGTACTGCACCTGCTCCATCAATCCGATGGAGAATGAGCGTGTAGTTGAAAAGTTATTCGAGAAGCGGGTTGGAAGATTCACCATCATGGATAGCGCCCAAGCGGGAAGTGAAGAGAAAGATTATGGCTCCATCATCCTTCCCGACCAAGGAGAGGGCCGAGGTCCACTCTATTTTTGCCTGATCAGGAGAGATGTATGA
- a CDS encoding amino acid ABC transporter ATP-binding protein — MARIRIEDLSKDYITANKTLVKAVKHADLTVENGEVVVIIGPSGSGKSTLLRSVNKLENPTGGKIFIDEDEVTNPHVDLRKIREEVGMVFQSFNLFPHLSVMQNITLAPVKVRKMSQKKAEEKARDLLKLVGLEEKADVHPPQLSGGQQQRVAIARALAMEPKVMLFDEPTSALDPEMIKEVLDVMLKLAKSGMTMLLVTHEMGFAKAAASKVVFMDEGRIVEVGTPDEIFSHPKSERTKLFLEHIL; from the coding sequence ATGGCTAGAATACGTATTGAAGATCTTTCAAAGGATTATATCACTGCAAACAAGACCTTGGTGAAAGCTGTCAAACACGCTGATCTTACGGTGGAAAATGGTGAAGTTGTTGTAATCATCGGTCCATCGGGTAGTGGGAAATCCACCTTGCTCAGAAGTGTCAATAAATTGGAAAATCCAACCGGTGGAAAAATCTTCATCGATGAGGATGAAGTAACAAACCCACATGTGGATTTGAGAAAGATTCGTGAGGAAGTGGGAATGGTGTTCCAGTCCTTTAACCTGTTCCCCCACCTTTCTGTCATGCAGAACATAACCCTCGCCCCTGTGAAAGTAAGAAAAATGTCACAAAAGAAGGCTGAGGAGAAAGCAAGGGATTTATTGAAGCTGGTAGGGCTTGAGGAAAAGGCTGATGTACATCCACCCCAGCTCTCAGGCGGGCAGCAGCAGCGTGTTGCCATTGCACGTGCATTGGCAATGGAACCGAAGGTTATGCTCTTCGATGAACCCACCAGCGCACTCGATCCAGAGATGATCAAGGAAGTGCTTGATGTTATGCTCAAACTTGCAAAGAGTGGCATGACCATGCTTCTGGTGACTCATGAGATGGGATTCGCCAAGGCAGCTGCTTCAAAGGTTGTATTTATGGACGAGGGGAGGATTGTGGAAGTCGGTACACCCGATGAGATTTTCTCCCATCCAAAGAGTGAACGAACGAAACTCTTTTTGGAGCATATTCTTTGA
- a CDS encoding cytochrome c biogenesis protein CcdA, translating to MAYITAFLEGIISFISPCILPILPLYFSYLAGGVAEQDQEKNLLLKNSIAFVIGFTILFVALGAASTTIGQFLQSHLDMLNRIGGVLVILFALNNLGFVLIPALNNNHKFQMKGLQNMNVPKSMLFGLIFALGWTPCVGPLLGSALMMAANAELVTKGMLTLFFYAMGLGIPFLLSAILLEQLEGVFAAIKKHSKLITIISGLFLLAFGIALTLGFNPAALFL from the coding sequence ATGGCGTATATAACTGCATTTCTCGAAGGCATTATCAGTTTTATCAGTCCCTGTATCCTCCCCATTCTTCCGCTGTACTTCTCGTACCTTGCCGGTGGTGTGGCAGAGCAGGATCAGGAAAAGAATCTGCTGTTGAAAAACAGCATAGCATTCGTCATTGGATTCACCATTCTCTTTGTAGCCCTTGGGGCTGCATCAACCACCATAGGACAGTTCCTGCAGAGTCACCTGGACATGCTTAACCGTATCGGTGGTGTCCTGGTCATCCTCTTTGCTCTGAACAACCTGGGATTCGTCCTGATACCCGCATTGAACAACAACCATAAGTTCCAGATGAAAGGCTTACAGAACATGAATGTTCCCAAGTCGATGCTCTTTGGCTTAATCTTTGCCTTGGGCTGGACTCCTTGTGTTGGCCCCCTGCTCGGCAGTGCCCTGATGATGGCGGCAAATGCTGAATTGGTAACCAAGGGCATGTTGACCCTATTTTTTTATGCCATGGGCCTTGGCATTCCATTCCTGCTCTCGGCAATCTTGCTCGAGCAGCTCGAAGGTGTCTTTGCAGCAATAAAGAAGCATTCCAAGCTTATCACGATAATCAGCGGCCTTTTCCTTCTGGCCTTCGGCATTGCCTTGACCTTGGGATTCAATCCAGCCGCACTATTTCTTTAG
- a CDS encoding DUF362 domain-containing protein has protein sequence MSSVAIVRCEQYEQALVDQAVAVACEKGEMPDVRDKRILLKPNILSDAKEERGITTHSAVLRAMIRHLKSQGAKKVLVGDSPGLQKPNFQPKASGIYQVCEEEGVQWIDFTKQPTSYTIPYTRGKKLPLAGVLSQVDMVFSLPKFKTHQLMYATGAVKNLFGLVPNLYKSPCHVQFPSREQFASLMVGIASIVKPAFSLMDGIIAMEGPGPANGVSRHLGLLIASRDAVALDYTQAQIMGYDPLLVPIVAEGIRRGLGDKPTSYPALSAEELVQNDYIRIEMQKRTSFIHSLIVPFIFSRYIRWKVKKERKAPVFLVDPCIGCRKCIDICPAGALTMVDKRIIIDPKACIRCYCCHEVCPASAILVDEEIPS, from the coding sequence ATGAGTAGTGTCGCCATTGTACGATGTGAACAATATGAACAAGCGTTGGTCGATCAGGCAGTTGCCGTGGCCTGTGAGAAAGGAGAAATGCCTGATGTCAGAGACAAGCGTATTCTTCTCAAACCAAACATTCTCAGTGATGCCAAGGAAGAGCGTGGCATAACCACACATTCAGCTGTCCTCAGGGCAATGATCAGGCATCTCAAGAGCCAAGGCGCAAAGAAGGTGTTGGTTGGTGATTCCCCAGGATTGCAGAAACCCAATTTCCAACCAAAAGCTTCAGGTATATATCAAGTATGTGAAGAGGAAGGGGTACAGTGGATTGACTTCACCAAACAACCTACCTCCTACACCATTCCGTATACCCGTGGAAAGAAGCTACCACTTGCCGGGGTGCTCTCTCAAGTGGATATGGTATTCAGCCTTCCCAAATTCAAGACACATCAGCTGATGTATGCCACAGGAGCGGTCAAGAACCTGTTTGGATTGGTGCCCAATCTCTACAAGAGTCCCTGCCATGTGCAGTTCCCATCACGAGAACAGTTTGCGTCCCTGATGGTCGGCATCGCTTCCATCGTGAAGCCCGCGTTCAGCCTGATGGACGGGATCATCGCAATGGAGGGTCCAGGCCCGGCAAATGGGGTCTCTCGCCATCTTGGCCTCTTGATCGCCAGCCGTGATGCAGTAGCCTTGGATTACACCCAGGCACAGATCATGGGATATGATCCTCTGCTCGTTCCCATTGTTGCGGAGGGAATCAGAAGAGGATTGGGAGACAAGCCCACCTCCTACCCCGCTCTCTCTGCAGAAGAACTGGTACAGAATGATTACATCCGTATCGAAATGCAAAAGCGTACCAGTTTTATCCACTCCTTGATCGTCCCCTTTATTTTCAGTCGTTATATCCGCTGGAAGGTGAAGAAGGAGCGCAAGGCTCCGGTCTTTTTGGTCGATCCTTGTATTGGTTGCAGGAAATGCATCGACATTTGTCCTGCCGGAGCCTTGACGATGGTTGATAAACGTATCATCATCGACCCCAAGGCTTGTATCCGATGTTATTGCTGCCATGAAGTCTGCCCTGCCTCAGCGATACTTGTTGATGAAGAAATTCCCTCCTAG
- a CDS encoding redoxin family protein, which produces MKKNTRTLMITLISFIVIIVVASVAYNALKESSAPAVSLTPNLTNIPTAAEKPATVEPSIDAVEEPDVATTTSSVDEPVATPSEVTADEEADTPETEEAGEAPAEEAPKMPDIPLFTLDGEETSFDAVRQGKPAIINYFASWCPPCKQELPHFQAAYDTYGDEISFIFLNAMDGQRETLETITKFMEEFPFTGPVYTDEGIFAYIFQTNSLPTTVFFNADGSIANGYLGYVSETALQENIDQLLTQE; this is translated from the coding sequence ATGAAAAAAAATACCCGTACCCTGATGATTACCCTGATTTCATTCATCGTAATCATTGTCGTCGCCTCAGTTGCATACAATGCACTCAAGGAGAGTAGCGCCCCAGCTGTCTCTCTCACTCCGAATCTTACAAATATTCCCACTGCTGCAGAAAAACCTGCCACTGTTGAACCATCAATTGATGCAGTAGAAGAGCCAGATGTGGCCACAACAACTTCTTCAGTTGATGAGCCGGTCGCGACTCCTTCTGAGGTAACAGCTGATGAAGAAGCTGATACTCCTGAAACGGAAGAGGCTGGAGAAGCTCCTGCAGAAGAAGCCCCAAAGATGCCGGATATTCCTCTTTTCACCCTAGATGGGGAAGAGACCAGTTTTGATGCCGTACGGCAGGGCAAACCAGCAATCATCAACTATTTCGCTTCCTGGTGTCCTCCCTGTAAACAGGAACTTCCTCACTTCCAGGCTGCATATGATACCTATGGTGATGAGATCAGCTTCATCTTCCTCAATGCAATGGATGGACAGAGAGAGACTTTGGAAACCATTACCAAGTTTATGGAAGAGTTCCCGTTCACAGGTCCTGTCTACACGGATGAAGGAATCTTTGCCTACATTTTCCAGACAAACAGCCTACCGACCACCGTATTCTTCAATGCTGATGGCTCAATAGCTAATGGCTATCTCGGGTATGTCAGTGAGACTGCACTGCAGGAAAATATTGACCAGTTGCTTACACAAGAGTAA
- a CDS encoding hemolysin III family protein, giving the protein MQRFNAWLEDHITLHSYDDPKAEKENAITHVVGAALALIALISILFKLPSLASTSFQVGLVIWGLTMLLLYSSSALYHSLPHGNGKRLCRVLGS; this is encoded by the coding sequence ATGCAACGTTTCAATGCTTGGTTAGAGGACCATATCACCCTTCACTCCTATGATGACCCGAAGGCAGAAAAGGAAAACGCAATTACCCATGTAGTGGGAGCAGCTCTTGCGCTCATCGCACTCATCTCCATTCTATTCAAGCTTCCTTCCCTCGCCAGTACATCCTTCCAGGTAGGGTTGGTCATCTGGGGATTGACCATGCTGTTGCTCTATAGCTCTTCAGCACTCTATCATTCCCTACCCCATGGTAATGGCAAACGGCTTTGCAGGGTTCTTGGATCATAG
- a CDS encoding glutamine synthetase III: MFDIDYAKTPVTDFYGVNCFTEVEMGKYLSDPIIRQLKEVQRGQRELTSELADFVASAMKQWALAKGATHFCHWFQPLTGLTAEKHDSFISPTKGGKVLLEFSGKELIKGEGDASSFPNGGLRATFEARGYTAWDTSSPAFIKDVNGVKTLYIPTAFFSYNGEALDKKVPLLRSNQALEKQTLRVLKALGNNKAKRVIVNIGPEQEYFLVDKQFYDQRPDLRLTGRTVMGNLAAKGQELNDHYYGTIGDRVTVFMSELNFELWKLGISSKTQHKEAAPNQFEIAVVYDAANLSTDHNQLLMDVLQMVALRHGMVALLHEKPFLGVNGSGKHDNWSLSTDDGINLLSPGNNVEDNLQFLVFLTAFIKAMDEYAPLIRCGAATAGNDHRLGSAEAPPAIISIYLGEQLSTILDTITMEGCCTKSDRQYVQMGMTMLPQLPKDLTDRNRTSPIAFTGNKFEYRMVGSSQSMAGPNIYINTAVAQVLEEAADRLEAAEDVELECHNIITDFYQGHKRIVFNGNGYSKAWKDEAKKRGLPEFKDTVSALPQMLSEKSLELFEKQKVFTKSEITSRLEIYLQTYSKQINIEASIMVEMCRKYIIPAVSEYVGKLSDTIAKQNAIGLDTTLQKRNVGIVQNALNQAIEATEYLHVCVAKALSFNNEVLTQAEIYRDEVVPQMQTLRSYVDLAETYTEKQYWPFPSYDDLLFRL, encoded by the coding sequence ATGTTCGATATAGACTACGCCAAAACACCGGTTACCGATTTCTATGGAGTCAATTGCTTCACTGAAGTAGAGATGGGTAAGTACCTCAGCGATCCGATCATCAGGCAGCTGAAGGAAGTACAGCGTGGTCAACGTGAACTTACCAGTGAACTGGCAGATTTTGTTGCAAGTGCAATGAAGCAGTGGGCCCTTGCAAAAGGAGCAACCCATTTCTGTCACTGGTTCCAGCCCCTTACCGGCCTTACCGCAGAAAAACATGACTCATTCATCAGCCCCACCAAGGGCGGGAAGGTCCTGCTCGAATTCAGCGGGAAGGAGTTGATCAAGGGAGAGGGGGATGCCTCTTCATTTCCAAATGGAGGACTGAGAGCAACATTTGAAGCACGTGGATATACGGCTTGGGATACCTCCTCCCCTGCCTTCATCAAGGACGTCAACGGGGTAAAAACCCTGTACATACCCACTGCATTCTTCTCCTACAACGGGGAAGCACTTGACAAGAAAGTACCATTGCTCAGAAGCAACCAGGCTCTTGAGAAACAGACACTGCGTGTACTGAAGGCCCTAGGAAACAACAAGGCAAAAAGGGTAATTGTAAACATTGGCCCAGAGCAGGAATATTTCTTGGTGGACAAGCAGTTTTATGACCAGAGACCTGACTTAAGGCTCACTGGACGGACAGTCATGGGTAACTTGGCTGCCAAGGGACAGGAACTGAATGACCACTACTACGGCACCATTGGGGATCGGGTGACAGTGTTCATGAGTGAACTCAATTTTGAGCTTTGGAAGCTCGGTATCAGCAGCAAGACCCAGCACAAGGAAGCTGCTCCCAACCAGTTTGAGATCGCAGTTGTATATGATGCTGCGAATCTCTCAACGGATCACAACCAACTTCTGATGGATGTACTCCAGATGGTGGCACTTCGCCACGGCATGGTTGCCCTCCTCCATGAGAAACCTTTCCTGGGAGTGAATGGATCGGGAAAGCATGATAACTGGTCACTCAGTACTGATGATGGCATCAATCTTCTCAGCCCTGGCAACAATGTCGAGGATAATCTGCAATTTCTCGTCTTCCTTACTGCTTTTATCAAGGCAATGGATGAATATGCTCCTCTTATCAGATGCGGAGCCGCCACCGCAGGCAATGACCATCGCCTTGGCAGCGCCGAAGCTCCTCCCGCAATAATCAGCATCTATCTGGGGGAACAGCTCAGCACCATCCTCGACACCATTACCATGGAAGGGTGTTGCACAAAAAGCGACCGACAATATGTTCAGATGGGCATGACCATGCTGCCCCAGCTACCCAAGGACCTGACCGACCGTAACAGAACCAGTCCAATTGCCTTCACCGGCAACAAGTTTGAATACCGGATGGTAGGCTCATCGCAGTCTATGGCAGGCCCGAATATTTATATCAACACTGCTGTTGCACAAGTTCTTGAGGAAGCTGCCGATCGCCTTGAGGCTGCAGAAGATGTTGAGCTTGAGTGCCACAACATCATTACGGATTTCTATCAGGGCCATAAACGCATTGTTTTCAACGGAAATGGGTATAGCAAAGCGTGGAAAGACGAAGCAAAGAAACGCGGGCTTCCCGAGTTTAAAGACACGGTGAGTGCTCTGCCGCAAATGCTGAGTGAGAAGAGCTTGGAGCTCTTTGAAAAACAAAAGGTTTTTACGAAGAGTGAGATTACCTCCAGACTAGAAATTTACTTGCAGACCTACAGCAAACAGATCAACATTGAAGCGTCGATCATGGTGGAGATGTGCAGAAAGTACATCATTCCTGCGGTAAGCGAATATGTTGGTAAGCTCAGCGATACAATTGCCAAGCAAAATGCCATTGGGCTCGATACCACGCTGCAAAAACGGAATGTGGGTATTGTCCAGAATGCTCTCAATCAGGCAATTGAAGCTACAGAATACTTGCATGTCTGTGTAGCAAAAGCACTGTCCTTTAATAACGAAGTACTGACCCAGGCAGAAATCTATCGTGATGAGGTGGTACCTCAGATGCAAACACTGAGAAGTTATGTCGATCTTGCAGAGACATACACAGAGAAACAATACTGGCCATTTCCCAGTTATGACGACCTGCTCTTCAGACTGTAA
- a CDS encoding small multi-drug export protein codes for MDSPTLFFSILLSLLPISELRGGIPYAYFNGVSLLIATPLCVLTNALVAPIVYTFLATFHKIFHEHWRWYASFFDRFVARAQRRVAPKVNKYGYWGILLFVAIPLPITGAWTGTLGSWILGLDKRKTMMAVFGGVIVSGLIVTSLVVLGVGIDSVFIKRI; via the coding sequence ATGGATAGTCCCACCTTGTTTTTCAGTATTCTTCTTTCCCTTCTCCCTATCAGTGAACTGAGGGGAGGCATACCCTATGCCTATTTCAATGGGGTTTCCCTCCTCATAGCAACTCCTCTTTGTGTGCTTACCAATGCCTTGGTTGCCCCAATCGTGTACACATTTCTGGCAACATTTCATAAGATATTCCATGAACATTGGAGGTGGTACGCCTCCTTCTTTGATCGTTTTGTTGCCAGGGCACAAAGACGCGTTGCCCCTAAGGTCAACAAGTATGGCTACTGGGGTATTCTCCTCTTTGTGGCAATACCCTTACCGATCACCGGTGCATGGACGGGAACCCTTGGTTCCTGGATTTTAGGCCTTGACAAGCGCAAGACCATGATGGCAGTATTCGGCGGAGTTATTGTCTCTGGCCTGATCGTAACCAGCTTGGTTGTCCTTGGGGTCGGAATCGATTCGGTATTCATTAAACGAATCTGA
- a CDS encoding UvrD-helicase domain-containing protein, with product MQFNLEKELNPEQCKAASTLHGPLLVIAGAGSGKTRMLTFRIAHMLEKGINEHSILALTFTNKAAKEMAQRVRALTGLPLKKLTTTTFHAFGMGVLKQYIQHLGFKNNFTVYDTNDRKALMKEVIQNLDYVVESFDLFELSSLFSDIKTKRKVFGPNASDKIRNLYYEYEKHLKAYNAVDFDDLIMKPLELFDKHPEILDELRARYSHILVDEFQDTSLSQYRMVELLAQESRNLCVVGDDDQSIYSWRGANYENLVMFEREFPERLEVKLERNYRSTGNILEAANRLIVNNQMRKDKKLWTDSGKGSSIRLIHPAHDEDEASTIADEILMIHKKEDRPFSDFGVLVRTNSLIAILETKFTERGIPSQVTGGQSFFDRKEIRDIVSYLKVIANQDDDINLLRIVNTPRRGIGRTTLEKMRKVADDHKCSLFSALTLMSISTDGQVKEAMKRTLKRFADMIEEYHYQLFNTNTQRNQILRTLIQEIGYKQHIEAEHPDNEAFATYKMKGVNMLCDMLARWERNPENRNASIFDYLNRISLAGKENPEEEDAGKIALMTIHASKGLEFDTVYLAGVEDQYIPHARAIEENPASLDEERRLFYVAITRARRALIISSCEKRKRGFELVTSIPSRFLEEIPKELFDEVDLNKQLSSDEVSDKLRLLKERLASRQAR from the coding sequence ATGCAATTCAATTTAGAAAAAGAGCTCAACCCTGAGCAGTGCAAAGCTGCATCCACTTTGCACGGCCCCCTGCTTGTTATAGCCGGAGCCGGTAGTGGAAAGACAAGAATGCTGACCTTTCGTATCGCGCATATGTTGGAGAAAGGAATCAATGAACACTCCATCCTTGCACTGACCTTTACCAATAAGGCAGCAAAGGAGATGGCTCAGCGCGTGCGCGCCCTTACTGGCCTGCCATTGAAGAAACTTACCACGACCACTTTCCATGCTTTTGGCATGGGAGTTCTCAAGCAGTACATCCAGCATCTGGGGTTCAAGAATAATTTCACTGTCTATGATACCAATGACAGGAAAGCCTTGATGAAGGAAGTAATCCAGAATCTCGATTATGTAGTCGAGAGCTTTGACTTGTTTGAGCTTTCATCGTTGTTCAGTGATATCAAGACCAAGCGCAAGGTCTTTGGCCCCAATGCCTCAGACAAGATCAGGAATCTCTACTACGAATACGAGAAGCACCTCAAGGCATACAATGCTGTCGACTTTGATGACCTGATCATGAAACCCCTTGAATTGTTTGACAAGCATCCTGAAATCCTAGATGAACTCAGGGCACGATACAGCCATATTCTTGTGGATGAGTTCCAGGATACATCCCTCTCCCAGTACCGCATGGTCGAGCTGCTTGCACAAGAGAGCCGCAATCTCTGCGTGGTTGGTGATGACGACCAGAGTATTTACAGCTGGCGAGGTGCAAACTACGAGAACCTGGTGATGTTTGAACGTGAATTCCCTGAGCGTCTGGAGGTGAAGCTCGAGCGCAACTACCGTTCCACAGGAAATATCCTCGAGGCAGCAAACCGCCTAATCGTAAACAACCAGATGAGGAAGGACAAGAAGCTCTGGACTGATAGTGGCAAAGGTTCTTCCATCCGGCTTATCCACCCTGCCCATGACGAGGATGAGGCTTCAACCATTGCAGATGAGATTCTCATGATCCACAAGAAAGAGGACCGTCCATTCAGTGATTTCGGTGTACTGGTGAGAACCAACAGCCTGATAGCCATCCTGGAGACCAAGTTCACTGAACGGGGTATTCCTTCCCAGGTGACCGGTGGGCAGAGTTTCTTCGACCGGAAGGAGATCAGGGACATTGTAAGTTACCTGAAGGTAATTGCAAACCAGGATGATGATATCAACCTGCTCAGGATCGTCAACACTCCTAGGAGGGGAATCGGGAGAACCACGCTCGAGAAAATGCGCAAGGTAGCTGATGACCATAAGTGTTCTCTCTTCAGCGCCCTGACCTTGATGAGCATCTCTACCGATGGACAGGTCAAGGAAGCAATGAAGCGTACGCTGAAGCGGTTTGCTGATATGATTGAGGAGTATCACTACCAGCTGTTCAATACAAACACCCAAAGGAACCAGATACTGAGGACCTTGATCCAGGAGATAGGATACAAGCAGCATATCGAGGCGGAACATCCTGACAATGAAGCCTTTGCAACGTATAAAATGAAAGGTGTCAACATGCTCTGTGATATGCTCGCAAGGTGGGAGAGGAACCCTGAGAACAGGAATGCTTCCATATTCGACTACCTGAACAGGATCAGTCTTGCAGGAAAAGAGAATCCTGAGGAAGAGGATGCAGGGAAGATTGCCCTGATGACCATACACGCCTCCAAGGGACTGGAGTTCGACACGGTATACCTCGCAGGGGTGGAAGATCAGTATATTCCCCATGCAAGGGCAATAGAAGAGAATCCTGCCAGTCTTGATGAGGAACGCCGACTCTTCTATGTAGCAATCACCCGTGCAAGGCGTGCGCTTATTATCAGCAGCTGCGAGAAGCGAAAAAGAGGATTCGAACTGGTAACCAGTATCCCTTCACGTTTCCTTGAGGAGATCCCCAAGGAATTGTTTGATGAGGTTGATCTAAACAAGCAGCTTTCCAGTGATGAGGTCAGTGACAAGCTGAGACTGCTCAAGGAACGACTGGCATCCAGGCAGGCGAGATGA
- a CDS encoding amino acid ABC transporter permease — protein sequence MERQPFDNETVKMQKIRDQVVSVDPNAQKKKALTIQMTDGVLIPRKDDGHVLNSWRITFFSAILLLTGLVMFKPQPYRDIFMVTIKGTPVTFQATIFAILGALIIGTVTGLGSVSKRRWVNMLSGVYVELIRGIPLLVQLIFIYYAMGRFFKIQGMVAAVVALSICFGAYMGEIVRAGIQAIPKGQMEAAIALGLSRSQAFRYVILPQTVKVILPAIGNEFISMLKDSSLVSAIALSDILRKGREYISRTFLSLETMLVVALIYLIITLLLSRLVGILEERLHQNG from the coding sequence ATGGAAAGACAACCATTTGATAATGAAACAGTAAAGATGCAGAAGATACGGGACCAAGTGGTCTCTGTTGACCCAAATGCACAGAAAAAAAAGGCACTTACCATCCAGATGACCGATGGAGTGCTCATTCCGCGTAAGGATGATGGACATGTACTGAATTCATGGAGGATTACCTTCTTCAGTGCTATCCTCTTGCTTACTGGCTTGGTTATGTTCAAACCCCAACCCTATCGTGATATTTTCATGGTAACCATCAAGGGAACCCCTGTAACATTCCAGGCTACCATCTTTGCCATTTTGGGTGCATTGATTATTGGAACCGTCACAGGTCTTGGTTCGGTGAGCAAACGGCGTTGGGTCAATATGCTCAGCGGCGTCTATGTAGAATTGATCCGGGGCATTCCCCTCCTTGTCCAGTTGATCTTCATCTACTATGCAATGGGTCGTTTCTTCAAGATACAGGGGATGGTTGCAGCAGTCGTTGCACTCTCCATCTGTTTCGGCGCCTACATGGGTGAAATCGTACGGGCAGGTATCCAGGCAATACCCAAGGGACAGATGGAAGCTGCAATTGCTCTGGGTTTGAGCCGCTCCCAGGCTTTCCGCTATGTCATTCTCCCCCAGACGGTAAAGGTAATCCTTCCAGCAATCGGAAACGAGTTCATCTCGATGCTCAAGGATTCATCCCTGGTATCTGCAATTGCACTCAGTGACATCCTGAGAAAAGGAAGGGAGTATATCAGTCGGACCTTCCTCTCCTTGGAAACCATGTTGGTTGTTGCACTCATATACCTCATCATCACCCTCCTGCTCTCCCGATTGGTAGGCATCCTGGAGGAAAGGTTGCATCAGAATGGCTAG